GCTGGAGCatcgcccgcccgcccgccgccgccgctcgGGAGCCCCACGTCGGGCCCGGCGCTGCTTCGGCTCTGGGCGGGCGGCAGGCAGTGGCCAAGGAAGCGGAGGCGGCAGCAGCCACCCGGGGGCGGGCACGCGCCGGGGCGCGCGCTAGGGCGGGGCCTCGTGACGTCACGGAAGGACAACCAATTCGAGAAAGCCGCCCCGTAGGGGCGGGACCCGAGCGCCGAAAGACCCTTACGggttccccccacacacaccgcCGTCGGGTCGCTGGCCCTCGCGGGCACCCGCCTCTGGTATCTCCGACCTCTGCGTCAGTCTCAACCCGAAACTCTGCGCCTCGTACCTCGCCGTCCCGGACCTCCTCAagctggtcttttggcttcttcGGAGAACCAAGACTCGGGATTCGGCCCCCGCCCGTCCTGCCCACCCCTCGACGCAGCCCAGACCGATCACCGCCCCAGTCCCTCCTAGATTAGTTCGCACTCGAGTCTTGGCTCACTGAGCATCGCTCCTTGCCCCTCGAAGCCCTGAGTCCAAACTTCCTGGCTCGCCAACAGCTCATCCTCCCTCCCGCGGACTGTTTCCTGCCGGTGGGGAGGGGCATACAAGGACTCTTTGTTCAATAAACGTTTCTTATGTGCCAGGCCCATACAGAAATAAACTTGATCAGATCCTGATCCTGTCCTCAAAAAGGTCGCAATCTGCCAGGAGTGACAGGCTGTTTAAACCAgaagggtgtggggtggggcggCACGATCTGAGGGGACCTAGAAAGGTTTTCCAAAAGAGATGATGTGGGTGATATGGGGCCCTGAAAGATGCCCGGGACTTTAACAAGTAAAAGAGAGCTATTtctgggaaaagaagtgtaactaataaggtatcagtggctgaaagtgttcaaatagagtcaagaggctactctggaggtcactctcacacaagcttcagttagacattgctactatcataactttccaACCCCTAAcgaaaaccattccagtcaatcctaaacctagggcaatacataagattctacaaaggttccatgggtaactttccagaaacctacaacctccagatgggtccctggaccaggtaagtcttgaagtgcagagggtccagcccctcaagaacatcagctagttccatctccctactcatATTATTgacttccagcatgaaaaagttagaatgggcatagccaaaatacccctaaagagtgggatagaaagatcaaaggtaatatggagttatacagagaaggtagggtttaacaaacaagtataattgcggaatcatattgatatttcttttagtctccagtatcttagagcagctagaagtaaaaacctaaaattgtggaattgtaacccataccaaactctgaaatctgctctacaactaattgttgggctgtgctttgaaatctactgcttttttgtatatatgttatttttcacacaaaaaaagaaaaaaagtcggttgtgatggtaaaaaaaaattccttctagccgcctgtattctggagcagctagaaggaaaaatctgagaggatggtagtccatgacaaactctggaatctgtcctgtaactacttgttaaagggtgctttgaaaactatcgcttctttctttctttgctttgcatgtatgttatattatatatatataagttttaaaagaggaaagagagggcTATTTCAGGGAGAGGGGATAGCATGGTGAAAGATGCTGGTGCCTGAAAGAGCCTAGCTGTTTTAGGAATAGTGAACTTAGTTTGATGTTTTTTGAAAGGTGGAGAAAGTGGTAAGAAACGGGGGAGAGAGACGACAAAAGTAGTCAGAAGCCAGATTCTTAAGCGCCTTTGATATCAGGCTGGGGAGCCTCCACAGGCAGTAAGGATTTCAAACAAGGGAGTAACTAAATCAAATGTGCATTTCTAAAAGAAAGATCGTTCCAGCTGCTCTGTGTGGGATGGACTGGAGGGGAGAGGAGTGCAAGGAGGGAGATAAGTAAGAATACTGTGGCCAGAGCTATGCAGAAGAACCTGGCAGGGGCAGTGCCAGTGGGGAATGGAAAGGGAGCAAATAGATACCAGAAACATTCAGGAAGCAAAATCAGCAGAAAGAATGTGGGAGAGCAGTCTGGGAGAATGCCCAGGTTTCTGACATTAGAACCGGGTGGATGTTGGGGCTGCCACTGAGATGGGGATGCAGGAAAGTAACATACTCAGGAGAGGGGGATATGTTGAGCTCGACGGGCCTATAGGAAGGTGAGGTGGAGGGACTTGGGAGACAGGCGGCCCACCGCTGTGGACTCGGAGCTCTGGGCTGCAGAATCCCATTAActtgtgtgtggggtgggggggggtggggggtgggagatggggggtgggggggtggttaAAGCCCTGGGAGCAGGTGAGATGGCCCAGAGAGGTGCTGCTCGCAGGCTGTGCGAAGGGACCCCAAACAAAAGCCCTCGGAAGTCGGGCCATACACTCTCTGCAGAGAAGAGATTTAGGATACAGCCGTGGGAAACACCTAAGTTTCAGAGACCAAGTAGGGAGGCGTGGAAGAGGACAGAGAGGTGGGAGGGAAACCTCGCCATGGGAGGGCAGAGGGGCCGGTGGAGGGGAGAATGACGGGAGACGGCGGTTCCCGACGCCCTCCTGCTAATCGCCGTGTTGGGAAATAATGAGGAGGGGGGCGTAGGGGGCACAGATGGGCCTGGGATTCCCACTCCGGCTACTGCTCCGCCCCTTCCCgcgccgccccgcccccgccgagCCTGCCCCGGAAGTGGTCCTTCTCTAGCTCCGAGTGCCCGGCGCGGGATCTTGGCGTTCCCGGAAGTGCCCCGGCGGCGGCGCTCCGGGCCCGGGCCAGTGGTCACTCCTTCACCGGGTGCCCGGGCCCGGGTGTCGCCATGACCAGCGAGCTGGACATCTTCGTGGGGAACACGACCCTTATCGATGAGGATGTGTATCGCCTCTGGCTGGACGGTTACTCGGGTCTGTGGGGGGTCACCTGGGGGCCCGGTCGGGCGGAGCGGTTGTTTTGGGTTGGAGAAGGGGCGGGGCCAGGAGTTGATCATCCTGTGGGGCTGCGGGCAGGAGCCGGGGATCGGGGGGTAAGGGACGTAGAGGGGTGGGCGCTGGCGTCACTGGAGGATCACTGGAGGGTCCCTGGAGTTGATGAAGTGGGACCTGACGCCGGCGCCGGTTCCCCAGTAAGCGACGCGGTGGCCCTGCGGGTGCGCTCAGGGATCCTGGAGCAGACGGGCGCCACCGCAGCGGTGCTGCAGAGCGACACCATGGACCACTACCGCACCTTCCACATGCTCGAGCGTCTGCTGCATGCGCCGCCCAAGCTGCTGCACCAGCTCATCTTCCAGATCCCGCCCTCCCGACAGGCGCTGCTCATCGAGAGGTGCTCACCTGGCGGGCTGGTGGGGTAGCCGCAACCACTCTCACCGTATACCCATTTTGCAGGCTGAAACCGAAGCCCATGGAGGGAATGGGACTTACCCGGGCACTCAGAAAGTTGGGAGCAGAACCTAGGACCTGTCAAGGCCTCCCCCCTACCCCTCCTTTATACAGGGTCAGCCTTGTCCTCCACCACCCCGCAGATACTATGCGTTTGATGAGGCCTTTGTGCGGGAGGTGCTGGGCAAGAAGCTGTCCAAGGGCACCAAGAAGGACCTGGAGGACATCAGCACCAAAACAGGCATCACCCTCAAGAGCTGCCGAAGACAGGTGGGTGCCACACCCCTCCCGCCCCCTCTTTCCCAACATCCATGTACTGTTCTCTCCTTGGCTGCATCCGTTTGGCCACTGCCCCAGCTCCAGTCTCCTAGGCTCTCTGATTGTGGCAACAGTAGCATCCCCCATCTCCTTTTCCCCCATTCTTGCCCCTTCCAAGTTATCCCCTACCCTACATCCAGAGTGACCTTCCCAAAACCCAGATATGGCTATGGCTTTCCCTGCCTGTAAACTTTCATTGACAACCACTGTCTCCGTCAATAACTGTCACCATCCTTGGCCTGTTCTTCTATCTGAAGGAGTCTTTCCTTGGCCATAGCTACTCTTTGACATCCAAAGCAGAGTGTGAGATGCTACCTCCCCCATGGGCCTTTCTGGTGGTGCCAGGAGGAATTAACTCTTTTTCTGGACCTTTAGTGTCTTTCCCCCTGTGTCTCCTGTGAGCCACCCTGGGGACAGCTTAGCATGTACTCATCTTTGATTTCCTGGGGTGTAGCCAGCAGGGTCAGTTCTAGCTCAAGCTCCTAAAGAATTGCAGAGTACAGTGCTGAAATAGGGTCGAATTTAGAGTTAAGAGTGAGTAAGCATTTATCCAAGACAGGATGGCCAAAGCTGATCAACATGTGTTGAATCAGTAAGAGGTACTAAATAATTAATAGTTTGCTGAAGGAATAACAAACTGTTTGTTGACTGGATAAGTGGCTATGTGGTAAATGACTGTTCAGTCAACATTTTACTGGGTGACTGCCCTCTTacccattctttcctctttccctatCTACCCTGCAGTTTGACAACTTTAAGCGAGTCTTCAAGATGGTGGAGGAAATGCGGGGTTCTCTGGTCGATAACATCCAGCACCACTTCCTCCTCTCTGACCGGTTGGCCAGGtgaggggttgggggaggagtCAGCTCTCACTTTCTCCTGCACACCACTtccctgggccctgggcctggTCCACCTTCTCCACCCCAGACCCTTCGGCCTCCTGGCTGTGCTGGTGGTATGATTCTCCCACTTCTGGTCTAAACTTTGGAGCAGACTGACCTGGTTTGAGATCCCAGCGCAGCCATGTTCCCGCTGGGCTgttggaggattaaatgaggtaaagcCCTTGGCACAGTACCTGTCCTTTCGTAGGTCCTCAGGAAATGGTAGCTGTTCCGCTGAGGTCTCCGTTTTGTCCCTTAGGAAACCTGAGCAGAAACCTTTTCTTTGCGCAGATAGGATGGAGGCACCCAGAGAGAGGTGGCTTGAGACAGGTCACCCAGTGAGTTAGGGCAGAGGGGCCAAATCCCAGGTGTCCAGCCGAGGTGGCAGGTGGTGGCGCCCAAAGGGGATTTCAAATCCCAAGAGAATTCCCTCTCCCCTCGCTGCAGGGATTATGCAGCCATTGTCTTCTTTGCCAACAACCGCTTTGAGACGGGGAAGAAGAAGCTGCAGTATTTGAGCTTCGGTGACTTTGCCTTCTGTGCCGAGCTCATGATCCAGAACTGGACCCTCGGAGCCATTGGTGAGGCTCCCACTGCTGTGCCGGGTGCTCGGCCTTCCCCTGTCCTCTCGAGGCCTGGCCCCCCACCAGTGCTTTCTCCTGCTGACCCCAGCTCCCTGCATCCTTTCTTCCGTAAGGCCCCACCTGGGCCACCTCTGCTCTTATCCCAGTTTCCTGATAACACCGTGTCTCTACTTTTCTGAGACTCTATTTTCTCTTCTCCGCAAGGGGACACAGTGAGGAAGGCTCAGGACATCACGGCAGGGGGTTTATCACTCACTCTAACCCCCTTATGGCTTCACTCAGATTCCCAGGTGGACGACATGGACATGGACTTAGACAAGGAGTTCCTCCAGGACTTGAAAGAGCTGAAGATGTTGGTGGCTGACAAGGACCTTCTGGACCTGCACAAGAGGTGACCTTGGGGTGTCCCTGGGACTGGGGCCTGAGATGGCAGCTGGGAGGGCCCTAGGGCTGACTCTGTCTCCGTGTACAGCCTGGTGTGCACAGCTCTCCGGGGCAAGCTCGGCGTCTTCTCTGAGATGGAAGCCAACTTCAAGGTCTGTGGTCCAATCCAGCCTCTGTCCCCTGGGCGTCTTCAGCCTACCTGGCCCCAGGCCGCTCTGGTTATGCCAGAGATTGACCGACAGGTGGCGCTGCTGCTCCTTCTGCAGGCCTGTGTGGGGGGGGCagctcacaaacagtggggaatAAATTGATTGTGGGAAGTGGATGGAGGAAATGGGGGCTCAGCCCTCAGACTCTGGGGCAGCAGGCAGAACTCCCAGGATCCCTGCCCCGCAGAACCTGTCCCGGGGGCTGGTAAATGTGGCCGCCAAGCTGACCCACAATAAGGACGTCAGAGACCTGTTCGTGGACCTGGTAGAGAAGGTGAGCTGTCCTGCCCAGCGCCCCTACCCCCACCTGGCCTGTCCCCGGGCCGTGGTAAGCACTAGATGTTCCCTTGGGCCTACAGTTTGTGGAACCCTGCCGCTCCGACCACTGGCCGCTGAGTGATGTGCGgctcttcctgagtcagtattcGGTGTCCGTCCATTCCCTGGATGGCTTCCGGTGAGACCCCAGCCTTTCTGTCCCACTCAGCCTCACCCACCCAGTCCCCTGCCAGGGCCCAGCCCTCCTGCAGGCTCAGGGTTCCCCGCTCTGCTGCCCTAGGGGGTGGAAGTGTTTTCTGTGTACCAGAGTCCTGGTTCTGCCTTTTAGAAGCtaggtgaccttgggcaggtttcttaacctctccgtgcctcagtttcctcagacGTGAAAATGGTGTAAGACCTGCCTCTTTGGCGTCTTGTGGGAGTAAATGAGTTGAGCTGGATGGAGGGTTTGGAGCAGTGTCTCTGGCGTGGCCCGTGTTCAGTGGCATCAGCTGCTACTGACTGTCCCCCTCACTGGTCATTACAGGCACCAGGCCCTCTGGGACCGCTACATGGGCACCCTACGTGGCTGCCTCCTGCGCCTCTACCACGACTGAGGCCCCTCACCCGCTGCCCTGCCCACCCTCACAATAAAGTTGCCATGAGTTTGGAGACAGACCTTTGCTCCAATGGGAGGAGCCTGTGTGGGGGACACGTGTGGCTTCCTGCCAAGGTGCTGTAAGTGCCTGCACCAGGGTgggagtgtgtgtgcatgcgggTGTGCCCG
This region of Tamandua tetradactyla isolate mTamTet1 chromosome 9, mTamTet1.pri, whole genome shotgun sequence genomic DNA includes:
- the FIBP gene encoding acidic fibroblast growth factor intracellular-binding protein — protein: MTSELDIFVGNTTLIDEDVYRLWLDGYSVSDAVALRVRSGILEQTGATAAVLQSDTMDHYRTFHMLERLLHAPPKLLHQLIFQIPPSRQALLIERYYAFDEAFVREVLGKKLSKGTKKDLEDISTKTGITLKSCRRQFDNFKRVFKMVEEMRGSLVDNIQHHFLLSDRLARDYAAIVFFANNRFETGKKKLQYLSFGDFAFCAELMIQNWTLGAIDSQVDDMDMDLDKEFLQDLKELKMLVADKDLLDLHKSLVCTALRGKLGVFSEMEANFKNLSRGLVNVAAKLTHNKDVRDLFVDLVEKFVEPCRSDHWPLSDVRLFLSQYSVSVHSLDGFRHQALWDRYMGTLRGCLLRLYHD